The Carnobacterium divergens genome includes a window with the following:
- a CDS encoding O-antigen ligase family protein — MTKFEKVLLSIFFLELFAGGGGRLINISVGPLSVRMILFIVLMIVYGARVLMTRKIVTTEHFYLKQYKLSTILISGIVFYCLLSAIIGVAYGHPKGVVVNDFLRVAYFVSFFPLAYYISNNRFKIKWVKSIFDVAALFIIVFTLSIDMASIFMQKDVYWKFYSWINELIPGELVFRLNATGVFYKGHYFLFFAVVFALYKIIRGNSTLVEKVVFFLGMTSIYFTRARGLILALVFVVLFLIFYSLIEAFFVKKKIFKKPDFILNIKKLSQKLVLMLVVLASLFLIYFSISSTRAGDVQTEIPQTEIKKTDKKTSNEMTKKEKKKADKSNIDSEGKPYTGDIRVYFIKDSLRILNSRPINWLVGNGYGTEIGGRLTGIEISFLDILVEQGIIGVLLWLLVSLAPFYFYYGFQRKGESSYLNVGLLAGIAGMLLLTNTNPFINSPIGIGFLVIVLVIGFNRPVEHAMRGLKK, encoded by the coding sequence ATGACGAAATTTGAAAAGGTTTTGCTAAGTATTTTTTTCTTAGAATTATTTGCTGGCGGTGGGGGAAGGCTAATCAATATTTCAGTTGGACCACTTTCAGTTCGAATGATTTTATTTATTGTTTTAATGATTGTATACGGTGCTAGAGTATTGATGACAAGAAAAATTGTAACGACAGAGCACTTTTATTTAAAACAATATAAGTTATCCACAATTTTGATTAGTGGAATTGTGTTCTACTGTCTCCTATCCGCTATTATAGGAGTAGCTTATGGGCATCCAAAAGGTGTGGTAGTAAATGACTTTTTAAGAGTTGCTTACTTTGTGTCCTTCTTCCCGTTAGCTTATTATATTTCAAATAATCGATTTAAAATCAAATGGGTTAAGTCAATTTTTGATGTCGCTGCATTATTTATCATTGTTTTCACATTATCAATTGATATGGCCTCTATTTTTATGCAAAAAGATGTTTATTGGAAATTTTATAGTTGGATTAATGAACTGATTCCAGGAGAACTTGTTTTTCGTTTAAACGCAACTGGCGTCTTTTACAAAGGTCACTATTTCTTATTTTTCGCAGTTGTTTTTGCATTGTATAAAATAATTAGAGGGAATTCTACTTTAGTAGAAAAAGTTGTTTTTTTCTTAGGTATGACGTCAATTTACTTTACAAGAGCAAGAGGGTTAATTTTAGCTTTAGTCTTTGTAGTTTTATTTTTGATATTTTATTCATTAATAGAAGCTTTTTTTGTGAAAAAGAAAATATTTAAAAAACCGGATTTTATATTAAATATAAAAAAATTGAGCCAAAAATTAGTTTTAATGTTGGTAGTATTAGCTAGTTTATTTTTGATTTACTTTAGCATATCAAGTACCCGAGCGGGAGATGTTCAAACAGAGATTCCACAAACAGAAATCAAAAAAACTGATAAAAAAACAAGTAATGAAATGACAAAAAAAGAGAAAAAAAAGGCGGATAAGTCTAATATTGATAGTGAAGGAAAGCCTTATACTGGAGATATCAGAGTCTACTTTATCAAAGATTCATTGCGTATTCTCAATAGTAGACCAATAAATTGGTTAGTTGGAAATGGCTATGGTACTGAGATTGGCGGAAGATTAACAGGAATTGAAATTTCATTTTTAGATATCTTGGTGGAACAAGGAATTATTGGGGTTCTATTATGGTTATTGGTTTCGTTAGCGCCGTTTTACTTTTATTATGGATTCCAAAGAAAAGGTGAAAGCAGTTATCTAAATGTAGGCTTATTAGCAGGAATTGCTGGTATGTTATTGTTAACGAATACAAATCCGTTTATCAATAGCCCAATTGGAATTGGATTTTTAGTAATTGTACTTGTGATTGGATTTAATCGACCTGTTGAGCATGCTATGAGAGGATTGAAAAAATGA
- a CDS encoding glycosyltransferase — MITAIVVLYKMKPEESKTYQNLLKYTQQYPEVIENVVIYDNSPTRCEEVSLPEGYSYVHDSTNDGLAKAYNYAFEVAKKAQSKWLWLFDQDTDLENTFLDLAIQEAQSESKEKIASIVPYIRSNNTIVSPVFADTIRPLVGELPKIGLQSKKVMAINSGSLVRIDFLEKINGFNLEFPIDYLDHWFYHRIFEEGYTVDVINCTIDHELSLMTPKDISDERYLQILTYEKKYYENYNQELFPAYKKHLKKRYLKNLLVDRKKAKLIAKMMK, encoded by the coding sequence ATGATTACCGCAATTGTAGTTCTCTATAAAATGAAACCTGAAGAATCAAAAACCTATCAAAATTTGCTTAAGTATACACAACAATATCCTGAAGTGATTGAAAATGTTGTGATTTATGATAACAGTCCTACTCGTTGTGAAGAGGTTTCTTTGCCAGAAGGGTATAGCTATGTTCATGATAGTACCAATGATGGTTTGGCTAAGGCTTATAATTATGCTTTTGAAGTTGCTAAAAAGGCCCAATCAAAGTGGTTGTGGTTGTTTGATCAAGATACGGATTTAGAGAATACATTTCTGGATTTAGCTATTCAAGAAGCTCAGTCAGAGAGTAAGGAAAAAATAGCCTCAATAGTTCCTTACATTCGTTCTAATAATACAATTGTGTCTCCAGTATTTGCAGATACGATTCGGCCACTAGTAGGAGAATTGCCTAAAATAGGATTGCAAAGTAAAAAAGTAATGGCGATTAATTCAGGTTCACTAGTTCGTATTGACTTTTTAGAAAAAATAAATGGATTTAACTTAGAATTTCCAATTGATTATTTGGATCATTGGTTTTATCATCGAATTTTTGAAGAAGGGTATACGGTGGATGTGATTAATTGTACCATCGATCATGAATTGTCATTAATGACGCCTAAAGATATTTCGGATGAACGTTATTTACAAATTTTAACTTATGAAAAAAAGTATTATGAAAATTACAATCAAGAGCTTTTTCCAGCCTATAAAAAACATTTAAAAAAACGTTATTTGAAAAATTTGCTGGTTGATCGAAAAAAAGCTAAATTAATTGCTAAAATGATGAAATAG
- a CDS encoding TetR/AcrR family transcriptional regulator has protein sequence MKNPSKKTDLRVLRTKKLIFNAFVQLVEEKGYEAVTIQDIATEAMINRATFYAHFKDKSALYDEIFLYAMEAFTKVLDPELLENGNRVQLKKLELMITQVFKEIKKNRVFYQILTDGPAANSMKVKINWLLEQHYYEIFSKLKITENDVEVPIDFIIEYMSSIFIGMVHWWLNSNSDFPPEQMAHLLIKLVGNGHLTVLGIEVVK, from the coding sequence ATGAAAAATCCATCTAAAAAAACAGACTTACGTGTCTTACGAACCAAAAAATTAATTTTCAATGCTTTTGTTCAATTAGTCGAAGAAAAAGGCTATGAGGCAGTTACCATCCAAGATATTGCAACTGAGGCAATGATTAATCGTGCAACTTTTTATGCTCACTTTAAAGACAAAAGTGCATTATATGATGAAATTTTTTTGTATGCAATGGAGGCTTTTACCAAAGTTTTAGATCCGGAATTATTAGAAAACGGCAATCGGGTTCAGTTAAAAAAATTAGAGCTTATGATTACACAAGTCTTTAAAGAAATTAAAAAAAACCGAGTCTTCTATCAAATTTTGACAGATGGCCCTGCTGCTAATTCTATGAAAGTAAAAATTAATTGGTTATTAGAGCAACACTACTACGAAATTTTTTCAAAATTAAAAATTACTGAAAATGATGTTGAAGTACCAATTGACTTTATCATCGAATACATGAGTTCAATTTTTATTGGCATGGTACATTGGTGGCTAAATAGCAATAGTGATTTCCCACCAGAACAGATGGCTCATTTATTGATTAAGCTTGTTGGGAATGGGCATTTGACTGTTTTGGGGATTGAAGTGGTGAAATAG
- a CDS encoding 2-hydroxyacyl-CoA dehydratase — MELLRAGIDVGSTTVKLVIIDSNTNVLFSKYERHYSDVKAASYRILKEASQSLGEYSLTMMITGSGGMGLSELLEIEFVQEVIACTRTVEELIPETDVAIELGGEDAKITFFDGALEQRMNGSCAGGTGAFIDQMASLLKTDANGVNELAKNYTTIYPIASRCGVFAKTDVQPLINEGARPEDISVSIYQAVVNQTIAGLASGRKIRGKVAFLGGPLFFMSELRRRFIETLNLNEEDIIFPEDPQLFVAKGAAFYSEKTHPRTLNHLLKRFEEADEESMKPSDTLPTLFETEEDLAEFRKRHNQSNVVEKNISEHHGVAFLGIDAGSTTTKVTLINPQGELLFKFYGNNEGQPLEMTMKVLRELYSKLPKDVFIGKTAITGYGEHLIKNALKVDIGEVETVAHYKAANRFQPGVDFILDIGGQDMKAMTIKNGALSSIQLNEACSSGCGSFIETFAKSLNTKVEEFALAATKSNYPVDLGSRCTVFMNSKVKQVQKEGATIGDISAGLSYSVIKNALYKVIKIKRPEDLGKKIVCQGGTFYNEAVLRAFELISGREVIRPDIAGLMGAYGCSILAMEAYVEGDVSTILPLEELKEFTSEKEFTHCGLCENNCMLTVTIFNDGRQFVTGNRCERGARIKVKKEDKKINLIDYKYKRLFSYKSLRKKQATRGTIGLPRVLNMYENYPLWHTFFTQLGFRVELSPRSNKQLYEQGMDTIPSDTVCYPAKLTHGHIQALIDKGVSLIFYPGIIFEQQEFKEAENQFNCPIVQSYPDVIRNNVDEIREGLVDYRNPFLNLGNPTSMAKVLAETFKDLGISKEEIDEALKNAFIELKHFKQDIQNKGEETLMMLNMKGEKGIVMAGRPYHLDPEINHGVADVITQEGFHVLTEDSISHLGDVANLRVVNQWVYHARLYAAARVVAKSSQLEMIQLNSFGCGLDAVTTDQVEEIMEQAGKIYTVLKIDEGANLGAIRIRIRSLKAAVRERGTLRLDNISAELTEKPPVVEKIQFTKEMKAKHTLLMPMMSPIHQNGLFDVALRASGYNVASLPAMDKGAVDEGLKFVNNDACYPAIISIGQLVEALQSGDYDIDNVSVMMTQTGGGCRATNYIPLLRKALKDSGFPDIPVVSISMGNQGVESNPGFTYDIKMLKRILVAAIYGDLFERVVYRTRPYEVEKGSVDALHEKWLRKVKTNVETGSMRAFNKNMKQIIHDFDTIPLTDEIKPRVGVVGEILVKYSPTANNDLIRLLEQEGAEAVVPDIIGFMNYSLYNQIWRYENMGIPYKTKLISQVAIKLIEMCEKPMDKALRKSERFDGIHSIYDLAEGASKVLSIGNHTGEGWFLTGEMIELLKSGVNNIVCMQPFGCLPNHVVGKGAIKELRRQYKDANIAAIDYDPGVSIVNQLNRIRLMLSTATKNIEKDPEALKKMQKIT, encoded by the coding sequence ATGGAATTACTACGAGCGGGAATAGATGTGGGATCAACAACTGTTAAGTTAGTCATTATAGATTCTAACACTAACGTACTTTTTTCGAAATATGAGCGTCACTACTCGGATGTTAAGGCAGCTAGCTATCGTATTTTAAAAGAAGCTAGTCAATCGTTAGGGGAGTATTCTTTAACCATGATGATTACAGGATCAGGTGGCATGGGGCTGTCTGAATTACTAGAAATAGAGTTTGTTCAAGAAGTAATCGCATGTACAAGAACGGTTGAAGAACTGATTCCAGAAACAGATGTGGCAATTGAATTAGGCGGAGAAGATGCTAAAATCACCTTTTTTGACGGTGCCTTAGAACAACGCATGAACGGAAGCTGTGCAGGAGGAACTGGGGCTTTTATCGATCAAATGGCAAGCCTTTTAAAAACGGATGCAAATGGCGTTAATGAGTTGGCTAAAAATTATACAACGATTTATCCCATTGCTTCAAGATGTGGTGTTTTTGCGAAAACCGATGTTCAACCGTTGATTAATGAAGGAGCCAGACCAGAAGATATTTCAGTCAGTATTTATCAAGCGGTAGTCAATCAAACGATAGCAGGACTTGCTTCAGGACGTAAAATTCGTGGGAAAGTAGCTTTTTTAGGTGGACCACTTTTCTTTATGAGCGAGCTTAGAAGACGTTTTATTGAAACGTTAAATTTAAATGAAGAGGATATTATTTTCCCAGAAGACCCTCAATTATTTGTGGCTAAAGGTGCTGCATTTTATTCAGAAAAAACACACCCCCGTACGCTTAATCATTTGCTGAAACGCTTTGAAGAAGCGGATGAAGAAAGTATGAAACCAAGTGATACATTGCCAACTTTATTTGAAACAGAAGAAGACTTAGCAGAATTTAGAAAGCGACACAATCAATCGAATGTTGTTGAAAAAAATATTAGCGAGCATCATGGTGTTGCTTTTTTAGGAATCGATGCAGGGTCAACTACGACCAAAGTCACCTTAATTAATCCTCAAGGAGAGTTACTATTCAAATTTTATGGAAATAATGAAGGCCAACCACTAGAGATGACGATGAAGGTATTAAGGGAACTATACTCAAAATTACCGAAGGATGTATTTATTGGAAAAACGGCAATTACGGGTTACGGTGAGCACTTGATTAAGAATGCCTTAAAAGTGGATATTGGTGAAGTTGAAACAGTCGCGCATTACAAAGCAGCCAATCGTTTTCAACCAGGAGTCGACTTTATACTAGATATTGGCGGTCAAGATATGAAGGCTATGACGATTAAAAATGGTGCCCTATCCTCTATTCAACTAAATGAGGCTTGTTCCTCAGGTTGTGGTTCATTTATTGAAACATTTGCGAAATCATTAAATACAAAAGTAGAAGAGTTTGCATTGGCTGCAACGAAATCAAACTATCCCGTTGACCTAGGTTCTCGTTGTACCGTTTTTATGAATTCAAAAGTGAAACAAGTTCAAAAGGAAGGGGCTACAATTGGGGATATTTCGGCAGGACTTTCATATTCAGTAATTAAAAATGCACTATACAAGGTTATTAAAATCAAGCGTCCAGAAGATTTAGGAAAAAAAATCGTTTGCCAAGGTGGAACTTTTTATAACGAAGCCGTGCTTCGTGCATTTGAATTGATTAGTGGCAGAGAAGTGATACGACCAGATATCGCAGGTTTAATGGGTGCATATGGTTGTTCTATTTTAGCGATGGAAGCTTATGTTGAAGGGGATGTTTCGACAATTTTGCCATTGGAAGAGCTTAAAGAATTTACTTCAGAAAAAGAATTTACCCATTGTGGTTTATGTGAAAATAATTGCATGCTAACAGTGACTATTTTTAACGATGGCCGTCAATTTGTTACTGGCAACCGCTGTGAACGTGGTGCTAGAATTAAAGTCAAAAAAGAAGACAAGAAAATCAATTTAATTGATTACAAATACAAACGTTTATTTAGCTACAAGTCGTTACGCAAAAAACAAGCAACAAGAGGAACGATTGGTTTGCCAAGAGTGCTTAATATGTATGAAAATTATCCTTTGTGGCATACTTTTTTTACCCAACTTGGTTTTCGAGTGGAGCTATCGCCTCGTTCTAACAAACAGCTTTATGAGCAAGGAATGGATACCATTCCAAGTGATACAGTTTGTTACCCAGCAAAATTAACTCATGGTCATATCCAAGCATTAATTGACAAGGGAGTTTCTTTAATCTTTTATCCAGGTATTATTTTTGAACAACAGGAATTTAAAGAAGCAGAAAATCAATTTAATTGTCCTATCGTTCAATCTTATCCAGATGTTATTCGCAATAATGTTGATGAAATTCGTGAAGGTCTTGTAGATTATCGAAATCCATTTTTAAATCTTGGCAATCCTACCTCTATGGCAAAAGTCTTAGCTGAAACATTTAAAGACTTAGGAATTTCAAAAGAAGAGATTGACGAAGCGTTGAAAAATGCGTTCATAGAATTAAAACACTTTAAGCAAGACATTCAAAATAAAGGCGAAGAAACCTTAATGATGCTAAATATGAAAGGTGAAAAAGGCATCGTAATGGCAGGTCGCCCTTATCACCTTGATCCAGAAATTAATCATGGAGTGGCAGATGTAATCACCCAAGAAGGTTTCCATGTCTTAACGGAAGACAGTATTTCTCATTTAGGAGATGTTGCGAACTTACGAGTCGTCAATCAATGGGTTTATCATGCTCGTTTATATGCAGCAGCTCGAGTGGTTGCAAAGTCATCCCAATTAGAAATGATTCAATTGAATTCATTTGGCTGTGGATTAGATGCAGTAACGACTGATCAAGTCGAAGAAATCATGGAACAAGCTGGTAAAATTTATACCGTTCTAAAAATTGATGAAGGAGCTAACTTAGGAGCCATTCGAATTCGAATTCGTTCTTTGAAAGCTGCCGTTAGAGAACGAGGAACCCTTCGCTTAGACAACATTAGCGCTGAATTAACAGAAAAGCCACCTGTTGTTGAAAAAATTCAATTTACCAAAGAAATGAAAGCCAAGCATACCTTATTGATGCCAATGATGAGTCCTATTCATCAAAATGGACTTTTTGATGTTGCATTAAGAGCATCTGGCTATAACGTAGCGTCTCTACCTGCAATGGATAAAGGGGCAGTTGATGAAGGTCTAAAATTTGTAAATAATGATGCTTGTTATCCCGCAATTATTTCGATTGGTCAACTAGTTGAAGCTTTACAGAGTGGCGATTATGATATAGACAATGTCAGTGTAATGATGACCCAAACAGGCGGAGGGTGTCGTGCTACAAACTACATCCCATTACTTCGAAAAGCCCTTAAAGATTCCGGATTTCCTGATATTCCAGTAGTTTCCATTTCTATGGGAAATCAAGGAGTGGAAAGTAACCCAGGCTTTACCTATGATATCAAGATGCTAAAACGAATTTTAGTCGCAGCTATTTATGGAGACTTATTCGAGCGAGTTGTCTATCGCACAAGACCCTATGAAGTTGAAAAAGGCAGCGTGGATGCCTTACACGAAAAATGGTTAAGGAAAGTTAAAACAAATGTTGAAACGGGTTCAATGAGAGCCTTTAATAAAAATATGAAACAGATTATTCACGACTTTGATACGATTCCTTTAACTGATGAAATCAAACCACGAGTAGGTGTTGTAGGAGAAATCCTAGTAAAATATTCACCGACTGCTAATAATGATTTGATTCGTTTATTAGAACAAGAAGGTGCAGAGGCGGTTGTTCCAGATATTATCGGCTTTATGAATTACAGTTTGTATAATCAAATTTGGCGTTATGAAAATATGGGGATTCCTTATAAAACAAAACTAATCTCTCAAGTTGCGATTAAATTAATTGAAATGTGTGAAAAACCGATGGACAAGGCTTTACGCAAATCAGAACGTTTTGACGGCATTCACTCCATTTATGATTTGGCTGAAGGAGCATCGAAAGTTTTATCGATTGGAAACCATACAGGAGAAGGCTGGTTCTTAACAGGTGAAATGATTGAGCTTTTAAAATCAGGTGTCAATAACATTGTGTGTATGCAGCCTTTTGGATGTTTGCCAAACCATGTTGTAGGAAAAGGTGCAATAAAAGAGTTACGCAGACAATACAAAGATGCCAACATTGCTGCAATTGATTACGATCCAGGAGTTTCAATTGTTAATCAACTAAATCGAATCAGATTGATGCTTTCAACAGCCACTAAAAATATTGAAAAAGATCCAGAAGCGTTAAAAAAAATGCAAAAAATAACTTAA
- the nagA gene encoding N-acetylglucosamine-6-phosphate deacetylase: MSTKVLKHATIYTGEGKIENGFVRFNKEILAVGEMKDFTDEPNDEIIDATGKIIVPGFIDVHSHGGYGWDAMDGNADEIDAMVKDMQKEGITSYFATTMTQSHENISKAMVAIKEAAKRNPIIQGIHLEGPFVSKVFKGAQPEKYIEVPDVAVFDEWNQLSGNRIRLVTYAPENSDASAFEEYCVEHNIVPSIGHSNATREQLLTSKASHITHLYNAQRGLHHREPGVTGHAFLEENIYTEVIADGFHIHPDMIKLAYLIKGADRIELITDSMRAKGMPEGESELGGQKVIVKDKQARLETGNLAGSVLEYQDAFRNMMEFTGCSIEDVVKMTSGNQAREFGLTQKGAIAAGKDADMVLFDKDLHIQETISLGNSIQAK, encoded by the coding sequence ATGAGTACAAAAGTGTTGAAACATGCAACGATTTATACAGGCGAAGGAAAGATTGAAAACGGATTTGTACGATTCAATAAAGAAATTTTAGCAGTAGGTGAAATGAAAGACTTTACCGACGAGCCAAATGATGAAATTATTGATGCAACAGGAAAAATCATCGTTCCAGGTTTTATTGATGTTCATAGCCACGGCGGTTACGGCTGGGATGCAATGGACGGAAACGCTGACGAAATTGATGCAATGGTTAAAGACATGCAAAAAGAAGGAATCACGTCTTATTTTGCGACAACAATGACTCAATCACACGAAAACATTTCAAAAGCAATGGTAGCAATCAAAGAAGCAGCTAAACGCAACCCCATTATTCAAGGAATTCATTTAGAAGGTCCTTTCGTATCAAAAGTCTTCAAAGGTGCTCAACCTGAAAAATACATCGAAGTTCCAGATGTAGCAGTTTTTGATGAATGGAATCAACTAAGTGGCAATCGAATTCGCTTAGTAACATACGCACCAGAAAACAGTGATGCTTCTGCATTTGAAGAATACTGTGTTGAACACAATATCGTTCCATCAATTGGCCACAGTAACGCAACTCGTGAACAATTATTAACCTCAAAAGCTTCTCATATTACACATTTATACAATGCACAACGGGGGTTACATCACCGTGAACCAGGTGTTACGGGACATGCTTTCTTAGAAGAAAACATTTATACAGAAGTCATTGCTGATGGATTCCATATTCATCCAGATATGATCAAGTTAGCCTATTTAATCAAAGGCGCAGACCGTATTGAACTTATTACAGATTCAATGCGTGCAAAAGGAATGCCAGAAGGCGAAAGCGAGCTTGGCGGACAAAAAGTAATCGTGAAAGATAAACAAGCACGCCTTGAAACAGGAAATCTAGCAGGTAGTGTTTTAGAATACCAAGATGCTTTCCGTAACATGATGGAATTTACAGGTTGTTCAATTGAGGACGTTGTAAAAATGACATCAGGCAACCAAGCAAGAGAATTTGGATTGACACAAAAAGGAGCTATTGCTGCTGGAAAAGATGCAGATATGGTACTCTTTGATAAAGATTTACACATCCAAGAAACAATCAGTTTAGGCAATAGCATTCAAGCAAAATAA
- a CDS encoding glucosamine-6-phosphate deaminase encodes MDIIIVKDQEAGGKKAFELIKEGMEKDAKVLGLATGSTPISLYKEMTASDVDFSDMISINLDEYVGLSGEDTQSYRYFMNENLFNQKPFKEMYVPNGMADAETECKHYDDIIAANPVDIQILGIGGNAHIGFNEPGTPFDSTTHKVALTESTIEANTRFFDKAEDVPRFAYSMGIASIMAAKKIILIAYGEGKAEAIKATIEGKVTEEVPASILQNHENVVIIMDESAAKLLQK; translated from the coding sequence TTGGACATTATTATTGTAAAAGATCAAGAAGCAGGCGGGAAAAAAGCATTTGAATTAATCAAAGAAGGAATGGAAAAAGACGCTAAAGTATTAGGCTTAGCAACTGGAAGCACCCCTATTTCATTATACAAGGAAATGACAGCAAGTGACGTTGATTTTTCGGATATGATTTCAATCAATTTAGACGAATATGTTGGTTTAAGTGGAGAAGATACACAAAGCTATCGCTATTTCATGAACGAAAACTTATTCAATCAAAAGCCATTTAAAGAAATGTACGTTCCAAATGGCATGGCAGATGCTGAAACAGAATGCAAACATTACGACGATATCATTGCTGCTAATCCAGTTGATATTCAAATTTTAGGAATCGGTGGCAATGCCCATATCGGTTTTAATGAGCCAGGAACACCATTTGATTCAACAACACATAAAGTTGCTTTAACAGAATCAACAATCGAAGCGAATACACGTTTCTTTGATAAAGCAGAAGATGTGCCGCGTTTTGCTTATTCAATGGGGATTGCATCAATTATGGCTGCTAAAAAAATTATTTTAATTGCTTATGGTGAAGGTAAAGCAGAGGCAATTAAAGCAACGATTGAAGGAAAAGTAACCGAAGAAGTACCAGCAAGCATTTTACAAAACCATGAAAATGTTGTTATAATTATGGATGAGTCAGCAGCGAAATTACTTCAAAAATAG
- a CDS encoding GntR family transcriptional regulator: MGASTPVYIQIHNQIRKEIEEGKWAVGERIPSERELSTFFKVSRMTLRQAIQTLVDEGILERKIGSGTFVARQKVQEQMSGIESFTDIMLSQGRKPTSKTVSYHVKPASFSEAEKLHLEEATSVLRMERIRYADGIPICFEVATIPFYLVETLSKQEVTRSLYKTLELEKGLVIGRAEQTVSAMLASEKISEYLDIKRGEAVLRLKQISYFVDGKPFEYVRTQYVGNRFEFYLEKNN; the protein is encoded by the coding sequence ATGGGGGCAAGCACACCTGTTTATATTCAAATTCATAACCAAATTCGCAAAGAAATTGAAGAAGGTAAGTGGGCTGTGGGCGAAAGAATTCCCTCAGAAAGAGAGTTATCCACTTTTTTTAAGGTTAGCCGAATGACCTTACGACAAGCCATTCAAACGCTTGTGGACGAAGGAATCTTAGAACGTAAAATTGGTTCAGGAACTTTCGTTGCACGTCAAAAAGTTCAAGAGCAGATGTCTGGTATTGAAAGTTTTACCGATATTATGCTTTCTCAAGGAAGAAAACCTACAAGTAAAACGGTCTCTTATCACGTGAAACCTGCAAGCTTTAGTGAAGCTGAAAAACTTCATTTAGAAGAAGCAACTTCTGTTTTAAGAATGGAACGTATTCGTTATGCAGATGGCATTCCAATTTGTTTTGAAGTAGCCACAATTCCATTTTATTTAGTAGAGACATTAAGCAAGCAAGAAGTGACGCGTTCTCTCTACAAAACATTGGAACTTGAAAAAGGGTTAGTGATCGGCCGTGCTGAACAGACTGTTTCAGCTATGCTAGCGTCAGAAAAGATCTCAGAGTATTTAGATATCAAAAGAGGCGAAGCAGTGCTTAGATTGAAGCAAATCAGCTATTTTGTAGATGGAAAACCTTTTGAGTATGTAAGAACGCAGTATGTAGGAAATCGTTTCGAATTCTATTTAGAAAAAAATAATTAA
- a CDS encoding LCP family protein translates to MRADRYKAEKQRKKKKRKIILISIFSCVLLAVIGYFTYFALATNQVLNDIQGESLTSTSTNPRPAPVKLKNKEPFSILLLGVDERPEDSGRSDSILVATVNPKLDSVKLISLPRDTFVNLPQNKGKDKINAAYAYGGINLAVQTVEKYLGIPIHYYAKINMEGMVDLVDAVGGIDVVNEYPFELDGVSLDKGSYSLDGNQALQYARMRKQDPAGDFGRQERQKEVIQKIVEKGLSITSLTNFNSIFQAVGKNVETNFTGSELWDLLNNYSSVAKNIETLNLEGKDSYLYYIPSYGQEVYVWEPTNESLSSIQQELQAHLNLAPSTSEMNSNSEATLESSTVEATYDDNQTPAIEKEYDPN, encoded by the coding sequence ATGAGAGCCGACCGTTATAAAGCCGAAAAACAACGAAAAAAAAAGAAACGAAAAATAATTCTAATTAGTATCTTCTCTTGTGTACTACTAGCCGTTATTGGATATTTTACATATTTCGCACTAGCTACTAATCAAGTTCTAAACGATATTCAAGGAGAATCCTTGACCTCTACTTCAACAAATCCTAGACCTGCACCTGTTAAATTAAAAAATAAAGAGCCTTTTTCTATTTTACTTTTAGGTGTTGATGAGCGCCCTGAAGATAGTGGTCGAAGTGATTCGATTTTAGTTGCTACTGTTAATCCAAAACTAGACAGTGTTAAACTCATTTCACTTCCTAGAGACACATTTGTTAATCTTCCTCAAAACAAAGGAAAAGACAAAATCAATGCGGCTTATGCCTACGGAGGTATCAACTTAGCTGTTCAAACTGTAGAAAAATATTTAGGCATTCCAATCCATTACTATGCAAAAATTAATATGGAAGGCATGGTAGATTTAGTTGATGCAGTTGGTGGAATCGATGTGGTAAATGAGTATCCCTTTGAATTAGATGGAGTTTCTTTGGATAAAGGAAGTTACAGTTTAGATGGAAATCAAGCACTCCAATATGCCCGCATGCGAAAACAAGATCCTGCTGGTGATTTTGGAAGACAAGAACGACAAAAAGAAGTCATTCAAAAAATCGTTGAAAAAGGTTTGAGTATCACTAGCTTAACTAATTTTAATTCGATTTTTCAAGCTGTTGGTAAGAATGTAGAAACAAACTTTACAGGTAGTGAACTTTGGGATTTACTCAATAATTACAGCTCCGTTGCAAAAAATATTGAAACTTTGAATTTAGAAGGTAAAGACAGCTATCTTTACTATATTCCTTCTTACGGTCAAGAAGTTTACGTATGGGAACCAACAAATGAATCCCTTAGTTCCATTCAACAAGAGCTACAAGCTCACCTTAATTTAGCCCCATCTACAAGTGAAATGAACTCCAATTCAGAGGCAACTCTCGAATCATCTACTGTTGAAGCAACTTATGATGATAATCAAACACCTGCAATTGAAAAAGAGTACGACCCTAATTAA